The Ipomoea triloba cultivar NCNSP0323 chromosome 14, ASM357664v1 region CTTGAGCTTTGGGAACTTCTCGGCCTTGAAACACAACCCTTCCCCATTATAAGACTCATAAAGATCAAGATGTGCTAACATGGGCAAATCTTGGAGAAGCCCCAATGGATCTTCAGGAAGACTACTTCGACACAAGCATAGTTTAGTAAGCCTTACAAGTGAAGAAAACCATTGAGGGATCCTCTCAAGACGTCCATCCAATTTTAAGGTATGAAGACAAAGGGGAACTGTGGATAAAGAATGTTGGATACCAAGGATCTCATTTATCCTGGCTTTAAGACTTAAAGAGCAAAGATTTATCAATTTTTCCAGTGATGAACATAATTCTTTGCCATCTTCTTGTCTCAACATTCCAACTCCAAACTTGCGTAGTCGTGTTAGTTTCCCTATCTCAGACACCACTTTGATGCCATCAGTTTCGTTTGCTCGTATATAACACAACTTCTGTAAAGACAACAATTTCCCGATGTTAAAAGGAGCACTAAAACCACCTGTCCAATGATAGCCCACAATGAGATGCCAGAGTTTATGAAGTTTTATGGTCTCAACAGGCAACTCCATCACATTAGTGTACTTTAGATCAAGTATCTCTAAGTTTTGAAGAGATCCAATGGATTTAGGAATGTTTCTCAACCCTGTGGACCTCAAACTCAAATACTTCAAATTAATCAAGTTGAAAACTCCCTTTGGAATTTCTTTCAGTTTAACACCTTCCAAATCTAACACCCCCAGAGGGATGTAATCGGAAGTCAACAGCTCTGGTAATGAAGAAACCACCTCATGTGTAAAGATCAGTAAAGAACGAAGATGCCTTTTTGATAAACTCTCCCTTAGAATGTTCTCATCAAATCTGTCGAGTGCTAGGTGTCGAATCCTGCTGGACAATTTTCTGTGTTGTCCAGTGGCAATGATTGCACTGTTTAGCACTAATTCTGACTTGGAAAGAATTATTTCTCGTAAAATGGTGTGTAATCGAATGCTCTTAATCCTTCCCACAGAAGTCTTCTGTTCCATTTGGATTATTAAGTTTCGATGAAGTAGTTCATTGAGATAGCCCTCAGCAACTTCTTCTTTTATTGGTTGTAGATTATTCTCCCTAACAAATCCTTCTCCAATCCATAATCGAATCACTTTTGCTTTCTCAATGATTTCATCCTCTCGAAAGACACTCAAATACAAGAAACAGGACTTGAGATAGTATGGTAAATCATAATAACTGAGGGAAAGTGTATTCTTCGTATAgacaattttttcaaataggGAGTCCTGGAATCTTTTCCATGTTTGGATGCTCTGTTCCATTGTAGACAAAACCCCTGCAATTTCCACAATCGCTAAGGGTAGACCCACGCAACTCATTAAGATGTCTTCTGAAATGCGCACCAAGTGTTGAGGACATGAACCACGTCTGAAAGTCTTTTTGCAAAACAAAGTCCATGAATCTTCACGAGACAATGACTTTAAAGAGTAGACAACACCATTGGTGTCATCGCTTGTGAGGGCACCAATTCTGCTATTTCTGGTTGTGATAACTATACGGCTACCAAAACTCTGTGTAGGAAAAGAATCCTTGATATCCGTCCAAACATCAAGGCTCCAAATGTCATCAAGAACAATGATGTATCTATGGCCATAAAGAATGTTCTTAATGAATTCTTTTAGTTGAGAAGAGTTCATGGCTTCAAAATCTTGAATGGGATCTTGCTTAGTTTGCTTCACTAGttgcctaattgcactttttagcAACTCCTCAATCCTAAATGTTTGAGAAACTACAACCCACACACGATACTGAAAATGAGCGTTCACTTTAAGATCAAAATAAACCGTATTAACCAAAGTAGTCTTTCCCAATCCCCCCATGCCCACCACAGAATGGACCCTTAAATCATCATCGACAGCAAGTAAGAGGTTAACAAGAAAATGCTTGGGATCTTCAATACCTACCAAATCCCACCCTTGTAGAGAAACGGCACCCCATTGGTAATCATACCGCCGTTTATTGTAGTTGTGGTCAGTGGAATCAGAGCTTATCATCAACCTTAGCACTTCCTGAGAGATGAAGTCGAATCTGGCCTTGATCCTTCGCAGTTCAAGAGCAAGCCTTTGCCAAGCTCTCAAGTTCTTGACGGGAGTGTATCTGTTCTGGATCTTAATGTAGAATTCTCCACTGGTCCGGTGAGCTCCAAAGCGGAAAAAGAACTCGTCAAGAGCATCTTCGGTGTTATAAACCACCTCCAGGACTAACTTCAGCCAAGCTTGAACTCGAGGATCAATTTCTTCCTTCTCGTCGGCAACTCTCAAAGCCCTTGCCATTAGACCATCCAAATGATCCTTGATGACTATCGCATCTTCTAGAATCCCTCCCAAGACTGAGTGCTTTTCACTAATCAACTTTGATAGTTTGTCCAATACAGACATTACAGCAACTTCCGCCATTACTACAGAAACTTAGATCACTTGTTACCGTCGCCGGCGAAGAATTGGCGGTGTTGTTTACTGGAAGCTCAAACAGTGGGATTGTTAGACTTCAAAATGATTcactttatttcttattttaggTGGCCAGTAGTGAATAGTGATGCGCTCATCATGATGGTGCAAAATTATTGGTATTCTCAATAATTGGAGTTAATACCCTAATTCCAGAATATACtgattttacttaatttagttttaaatgactttttgtgttcaatttagtttttgagtttgatagttttatataatttagtCTTTTATTAAAAGTTCTGTTAATAGATGGTTAGTAATAAGGtcataatggtaatttctcatccttcataTCATTTGGAATGAttccatcttcttctccttatttagATCCACGTAGAAATGTAAATCTCcgtacccaaatatttatttatttatggttgaAGTTGATTTTGGTACGGAGATTTGTATTTGTGCGTGGATCTTAATGAAAGGAATAAaaaggaatcatcccaaataGGACGAAGGATGAAAAATTACTATTAGGATCATATTTCTAACAgtcaaataacaaaatttttaataaatgactaaattgtCTAAACCCATCAaaatcgatgactaaattgagcccaaaagttatttaaaactaaattgagtaaaccgctatagtcgatgactatatTGAGTATTACAACGTAACTCTCAATAATTGAAAGCTAAAGTAGTAAAGTGGACCAAAACAAACATGgtaccataataataataaagagtaaagatatttttgtcttttaattggtttagcactttttttttttgagtactttctcaaagtactgaagcacaaagagtcaataacccactcctatcatccatgtggaagtgttaatcaggacaccgggtgccactagaccaaaaGGTCTTTGGCggtaacttttaatttttaataaccatatttttcaaccgATTTTTTAGTAAAGTTCTAAACTAATTAAACTGGatgaaatcataaaaataataaaagaaaattatgaagagataaaaatacccttactatgagttaattaataattttatgtaaatacatattttttttaaactatctAATAAAGTTATAACACATCATAAAGTGATTACTATAAAGTGGCTTATATAGGGCATTTAGCATTGctattaaatttatcaattttaaaaacttgaCTATGTTTATCATTAAATTTTGCCATTAATAATTAAGTCTAATTAAATGAGACAATACtctttatattaaatttttatttaaaaatggaGATATGGGAATCGGCCAAAGAATGGAGATTTGGGATTCGAGAGTCCAGAGTTGGGAGCCCATGAAGATGACTTGAGCGATCGAAGGTAGATGACCCGGACCAAAAATGGAGGATATGGGTCCAAGACGGGCAAGGAACCCGGATGGCATTACTTGGATGATTGTGCCTGCCCATCAGGGTGGATATCCAGCAACCGGCACCTGAGTCCCATCACCCGAGCATCGGGGTCTGGCCTTTGTGGCCGGCCCCCGGGCGGTGTTTGGGCACCACGAAGCCCATCTTCGGGGTTCGAATAACGGTCGGATCTAGCACATTTTTGTAGCCTAATAGTGTGGATCTTGACTTAGTCATGTTGTTACTATGTATTTTAGCTAAAATTAGTTACAGTTCTGATGGACAATTTAATAAAttgtcctcgcaagtgcacgaatcacTGTAATAATAGTGTGCAaaagcaagggtcgaacccacagggaattgaTACAATGCAATTTAAAGACCAGACTTAAaaataattgacttaataattaaagtGCTCAAAATAAGTGCAATATCAATAGTGAAAACTAAACCAAATGTTGtgtataaaaacaataaaagaaataagCAATTAAAAACCAAGAAAACAAGATTGCAAATAACTCAGCCAGTAACCGGAGAAACGAAgctctaggaacatgaatcaacaACCATTATTAATTCTACAGATTAGTTTAACTTTGTCAATCCATTAAAGGTTAGTTCTAACTGTTATATGAGTACTCTGTTTGGCGTTCAGAGTAAGTCACGTATTCTAACTGTTCAAATTCCCTTTATAAATAGGCATTGTCCAATTATTACCGGAAGGTGTCTTATTCCCTTACAAAATATCACTTAACATGTGATATTCTTACAATTATCttgtaataatgtaatattcAAGCCTTAATCCACTCAATAACActatagggaaaattgtaatttatgcccctccataatatgtcaattatcaatgtcacccctgaattattagtggtgtaaatgttgcccctcaattttcaaaacggtacatatattgccccttcCGTACCGTACGGGAAGAGCACTATATgtattgttttgaaaattgaggggcaacatttacacttgggaggggcaatatatgtatcgttcTGAAAATTGAAggacaacatttacactactaataattcaggggtgacattgataattaacatattatggaggggcataaattacaatttttcatatCACTATAATTCTTATCGATTATTAATTTTAccgattatattattttatacaagCTTATTGATCCAAATAATTACATATCCTGGGACATGTGTCGATTAGTTCCATCAATAATCTAtccaattaaaatgataattttattatttatcaaaattgtttatttaacatgagtttttttttttgtttatttgtttactaaatttttttttttaaacatgagttttttttatatattcttaTCAGATGAGCTCGTTATCCAGCCACTTAGGTGCCCAATCTCGACCACGTGACATTGTATTCAAAAgcattaaagtttttttttttttttttttttttttttttttttttgcgaaaaaAGCATTAAAGTTGATAGTGaagttctttcaaaaaaaaaaaaaagttgatagtGAAGTGTGAGCTGGAAATCACTCAATTTATTGTTGAAGTGTGAGCTGGAAATCACTCAATTGATTGTGCCACATTCTACTCAACTGGTTGAAGCCATATAAATGTTTTtgtaacttttttcttttttttttttttttttttagaaaacggGACGGGGAACCCAAACAAAACAAAGGCAGCGATTAAGTGTCGAGCAAAACAACACGCTGCGTACAAGCACATAATTGGTCAAAAATCACCCGATTTCTACATTCCAATCATTGTTCCATTGACCATGGTTTACACATTTGTGtgaatgtatatttttaatatactaaaaacacattatttgtatacataatttttatatatattatcaaataatgtaaattcagtacacaaaaaattaatgtacttttaatatattatatttatgatccacataactatgtggactatggtccacacaataatttgccctacaTCCTGAGGGAGCTTAGCAAATTCAACCCAGTTAGACTTCCCAAAAAGCACAAGTTTAGCTAGCCCATCCGCCATCAACGTTTTTGTAACttaatgctatatatattgtgattttcatttctctattattttaagaattttaaaccaaagaccttgtgatctagtggcacccggtgtcccggtttacactctcacatggataataggggagtgggttcgaacctcagtggagggaactgttgactctttgtgcttcagtatgttgagaaagtagctatgaacagatactacattgtgacatggatgatgggagtgggttcgaacctTAGTGAcagtagtaataaaaaaaaagcagGTTGGTAAAACCAAGGGAAATTATGTTTTATCAAAATCAATGCTAAGACCTCGAGCGTAAAACCAAGAGAAATCTTGAGCTACTAATATAGGTTTATACCCCATGACATTTCCCCTTAATATTCTCGTTTCTCTTTCGTACAACACTAATTTATAACTTAGAAGGTTAACATCCTTTGTGTGCGCATTATAGAgctaaataattttattttgtttaacgAGTTGAGCTCTATGCTTCTTTTCATTTTAAGGGCGTTTGGCAAACGGTTGATAATTATTTAGTTTTGCTAGTAGTTGATGGTTGATTGCGTTAATTGATTTATTCAGTTACAAGATAAGTCACGTAGTTCATGTTCGATCACATGCTTATGAATATATATGGAAAAGGGTTTAATGCTTGAGTAAAGATAAATTTAATGACTTGAAAAGACTAGTACACACACGCATGTACTTATTATCATAAACTTTCAAGATAAGAAAATAACCTTTTATGCAAGCATAAGATGGTTTGGTAAACATAGACATATGCTTGAGGTTGCAAGAAATGCACaaacaataatttcataaattattttattcatcatACTTCCAACATGACATTATGATATGAAAAATAGAATGTTTAACGGTAAACCTCCAAATTCACATATGAGCCTAGGCTAAATGCATTAAAGCTTAAGGCATGATTAAAGGATTATAACCAACTAGCTACTATCATTAAATTGGTAAAGCTCATATCATAAGGGGATGCTACCGCTGTAGATAGCTACAAGGCTAAATCATCAAAATTAACATTCATAATCCTCAAAAGATAACATGTAGGATCATGGATATACAATGCTAGGCATCATATAGAATAGATgcacattaaaaaataatcgTAAGGTAACATACTGGTTTAATTATAGGTACATGATACTAAATGACATGCTCATTGAAGAGGTTGCATACATAGCACATTCGGTTACGCAAAAGGGTCACATAGTTCATATATTCACATGCTTATGAATGTATTTAGAAAACGTTTCAATGCTTGAATAAATGGAGTTTAAGTGACATAAATAACTATAATATCATGAAGAATTCTTTTGTACTTGCAAGGTAAGGAAATGGTTTACTCATATCATAATGCAGAAGTATCACACTCATCATCAAGAGTGAGAAGTGGATCATAGCAAAAAATATAAGTATACTTTCTCAATACTTGGGATCAATAATCTCATCatgagaaaataattatttctttataataataCTGGAGGAAACCTTTCATCAAATACTTTCATCATTCTCATACGTGAAGAGATGTGAGGTCACCACCATGTGTGTATGACCTCAACGAGGACCGAGTCCCGAAGATCTGCTCCCCTATAACTCATCATAACTCATAAATCACATGTGGAATTAGGACtgctaccttaagtgtgcacaccccctaactGGGATTCCAAGTCCAACGAGTAATAGCTCAGGCCCTAAAGTAAGCTTAAGATTTTTCAACCAAAACACTTTTCTACATAATCCAGGATTTTTCTACTGGATTTCATCtcataatttcatcatattatCACATCATATCATTTCTGCCGAAATGACTACAGTCCAGTCGAGTCCTCCAAAAATATAGATTTTCTTAGATCCTTTTCTTAAAAGATTGGTAATATAATCTTTAAAGATATTACTTCATAAATGATCCAAGAATGGAGAACAAGAGACTTATATGATCTTATATGCACATGAAACCAAACtagtatatagatatagatttaaaaaaggGTTTTAATgtggaaatatatatacaatacacaTGTATTAATTCTCATAAGTTTTCATGATAAGAACATATATAGTCTTTTATGCAAATATAAGTAGGTTGGGTAAATATGGATATAGGCATGAGAATGCAAATAGACGCACAAGCAACAATCACATAGATGATTATACTCATCATACTTCTAACATGACATTTTGATGTCAAAGAAGGAATGCATAACGTTcactttcatttttaaaatacccATACTTCAACTCATGG contains the following coding sequences:
- the LOC116004340 gene encoding disease resistance protein RPM1-like, encoding MAEVAVMSVLDKLSKLISEKHSVLGGILEDAIVIKDHLDGLMARALRVADEKEEIDPRVQAWLKLVLEVVYNTEDALDEFFFRFGAHRTSGEFYIKIQNRYTPVKNLRAWQRLALELRRIKARFDFISQEVLRLMISSDSTDHNYNKRRYDYQWGAVSLQGWDLVGIEDPKHFLVNLLLAVDDDLRVHSVVGMGGLGKTTLVNTVYFDLKVNAHFQYRVWVVVSQTFRIEELLKSAIRQLVKQTKQDPIQDFEAMNSSQLKEFIKNILYGHRYIIVLDDIWSLDVWTDIKDSFPTQSFGSRIVITTRNSRIGALTSDDTNGVVYSLKSLSREDSWTLFCKKTFRRGSCPQHLVRISEDILMSCVGLPLAIVEIAGVLSTMEQSIQTWKRFQDSLFEKIVYTKNTLSLSYYDLPYYLKSCFLYLSVFREDEIIEKAKVIRLWIGEGFVRENNLQPIKEEVAEGYLNELLHRNLIIQMEQKTSVGRIKSIRLHTILREIILSKSELVLNSAIIATGQHRKLSSRIRHLALDRFDENILRESLSKRHLRSLLIFTHEVVSSLPELLTSDYIPLGVLDLEGVKLKEIPKGVFNLINLKYLSLRSTGLRNIPKSIGSLQNLEILDLKYTNVMELPVETIKLHKLWHLIVGYHWTGGFSAPFNIGKLLSLQKLCYIRANETDGIKVVSEIGKLTRLRKFGVGMLRQEDGKELCSSLEKLINLCSLSLKARINEILGIQHSLSTVPLCLHTLKLDGRLERIPQWFSSLVRLTKLCLCRSSLPEDPLGLLQDLPMLAHLDLYESYNGEGLCFKAEKFPKLKFLRIRSFTVLKSVEVEEAAMPLLEKLHIADCKLFEQVPLGIHHLSKLKSVVFIGLADELMLSLDQNGENYTKISHIPHKFVNNGVIA